A section of the Streptomyces sp. CG1 genome encodes:
- a CDS encoding glycosyltransferase yields the protein MRTDSSPGTLPAREHLPAGDAGTPVLDVVIPVYNEEKDLQPCVLRLHEHLKRTFPYAFRITIADNASTDTTPQVAARLATEIPEVTNFRLEQKGRGRALRTVWSASNAPILAYMDVDLSTDLNALLPLVAPLISGHSDLAIGSRLARSSRVVRGPKREFISRAYNLILRGSLQARFSDAQCGFKAIRRDVAQVLLPLVEDTGWFFDTEMLVLAERAGLRIHEVPVDWVDDPDSTVHIVKTATDDLKGVWRVGKALATGSLPLDRLGRPFGDDPRDRELTNVPTGLARQLVGFCVIGGLSTLFYLVLYSVFREFSGSQVANALALLVSAIANTAANRRLTFGVRGRGGAVRHQAQGLVVFGIGLVLTSGSLAALNAASDNPAHSTELAVLIAANLAATVLRFLLFRAWVFPDRGEAPTGSTVVAAHSPSSPTYSTTAPPAPHAPLPQRPVPHQQAYGQPYGQSYEQPHQTTQVRAGDAADGSWRDATVQLQPVRPHDTYPGDPR from the coding sequence ATGCGAACCGACTCTTCTCCCGGCACTCTGCCGGCGCGGGAGCACCTCCCGGCCGGCGACGCCGGTACGCCTGTCCTGGACGTAGTGATCCCCGTCTACAACGAGGAGAAGGACCTCCAGCCATGTGTGCTCAGACTGCATGAGCACCTCAAGCGCACCTTCCCGTACGCGTTCCGCATCACGATCGCGGACAACGCGTCCACGGACACCACCCCACAGGTGGCCGCGCGGCTGGCGACGGAGATCCCCGAGGTCACCAACTTCCGCCTGGAGCAGAAGGGCCGGGGACGGGCCCTGAGGACCGTGTGGTCGGCGTCGAACGCCCCGATCCTCGCCTACATGGACGTCGATCTGTCCACCGACCTCAACGCGCTGCTGCCGCTGGTGGCGCCGCTGATCTCCGGTCACTCGGACCTCGCGATCGGCTCCCGGCTCGCCCGCTCCTCCCGGGTCGTGCGCGGCCCCAAGCGGGAGTTCATCAGCCGGGCCTACAACCTGATCCTGCGCGGCTCGCTCCAGGCCCGCTTCTCCGACGCGCAGTGCGGCTTCAAGGCGATCCGGCGGGATGTGGCGCAGGTGCTGCTGCCGCTCGTGGAGGACACCGGCTGGTTCTTCGACACCGAGATGCTGGTGCTCGCCGAGCGGGCGGGGCTCCGGATCCACGAGGTGCCGGTCGACTGGGTCGACGACCCCGACTCCACCGTGCACATCGTGAAGACCGCGACGGACGACCTGAAGGGTGTGTGGCGGGTCGGCAAGGCCCTGGCCACCGGTTCGCTCCCGCTGGACCGGCTCGGGCGGCCCTTCGGCGACGACCCGCGCGACCGCGAACTGACCAACGTCCCCACGGGACTTGCCCGCCAGCTGGTCGGCTTCTGTGTGATCGGCGGCCTGTCGACCCTGTTCTACCTGGTGCTCTACAGCGTCTTCCGGGAGTTCTCCGGTTCCCAGGTCGCCAACGCGCTCGCGCTGCTGGTCTCGGCGATCGCCAACACGGCCGCCAACCGCCGGCTCACCTTCGGGGTGCGCGGCCGGGGCGGCGCCGTACGGCACCAGGCGCAGGGCCTGGTCGTCTTCGGCATCGGTCTCGTGCTGACCAGTGGCTCCCTGGCCGCCCTGAACGCGGCCAGCGACAACCCGGCGCACTCCACCGAGCTGGCGGTGCTCATCGCCGCCAACCTCGCCGCGACCGTGCTGCGCTTCCTGCTCTTCCGCGCCTGGGTCTTCCCGGACCGCGGCGAGGCCCCCACGGGCTCGACGGTCGTCGCCGCCCACAGCCCGTCCTCGCCGACGTACAGCACGACGGCCCCTCCGGCTCCGCACGCACCTCTGCCGCAGCGGCCGGTGCCGCACCAGCAGGCGTACGGGCAGCCGTACGGGCAGTCGTACGAGCAGCCGCACCAGACCACCCAGGTCCGCGCCGGTGATGCCGCGGATGGCAGCTGGAGGGACGCCACCGTGCAACTGCAGCCGGTGCGCCCTCACGACACCTATCCGGGGGATCCCCGATGA
- a CDS encoding ArnT family glycosyltransferase: MTTHYDQSTQAGSPAAWGPPPTAAPPSHRAGEPKQPFVHRLWRGRPEDPRWARPAFLGLLAATLVVYLYDLSASGYANSFYSAAVQAGSTSWKAFFFGSLDAGNAITVDKPSAFLWPMELSVRIFGLNSWAILTPEVLMGVGTVAVVYAAVRRRFSPVAGLVAGAVLALTPVAALMFRFNNPDAMLALLMALACYFVVRAMEDGRTKWLVWAGAAIGFAFLAKTLQAFLILPPLAIVYAVCAPVTLKKRLAQLALATVALVVFGGWWVAIVELWPASSRPYIGGSQNNSFLELTFGYNGLGRISGDETGSVGGGGGAGGSGRWGATGWDRMFSSEIGSQISWLLPAALILLVAGLWATRKMRRTSVTRASFLVWGGSLLITMVVFSYMAGIFHQYYTVALAPYLAAVIGMGAGLLWERRTEIWASITLAASAVAAAAWGYVLLNRTSSYLPWLKWLVLIGGLAAALGLVFAGRVSRQLALGAAAVGLVAALAGPTAYTLSTVDSAHTGSIPTAGPAGASMMGFGGGRMGGGKAGGMRGGFGGGMPGRQGQGQNGNGFPGAGAGGFPGGGMPGRNGSAQGRQNGNGLPGGGRMGEGGMGGGMGAGGLLNGANVSSAAKQLLEKNASRYTWVAASIGSQNAASYQLATGDPVMAIGGFNGTDPSPTLAQFKKYVADGKIHYFIAGGGMGGGMGGSSNGIASQISSWVQKNFKKVTVGSATFYDLTQKKSG; this comes from the coding sequence ATGACCACCCACTACGACCAGTCGACGCAAGCGGGCAGCCCCGCCGCCTGGGGCCCGCCGCCGACCGCAGCGCCGCCCTCGCACCGGGCCGGAGAGCCCAAGCAGCCGTTCGTCCACAGACTCTGGCGCGGCCGCCCCGAGGACCCGCGCTGGGCGCGCCCGGCCTTCCTCGGCCTGCTGGCCGCCACCCTCGTGGTCTACCTGTACGACCTCAGCGCCTCCGGCTACGCCAACTCCTTCTACTCGGCGGCTGTGCAGGCGGGCAGCACGTCCTGGAAGGCGTTCTTCTTCGGTTCGCTGGACGCGGGAAACGCGATCACCGTGGACAAGCCGTCGGCCTTCCTGTGGCCGATGGAGCTGTCGGTGCGGATCTTCGGCCTGAACTCCTGGGCGATCCTCACCCCCGAAGTCCTGATGGGCGTCGGCACGGTGGCGGTCGTGTACGCGGCCGTACGGCGCCGGTTCAGCCCGGTGGCCGGTCTCGTCGCGGGCGCGGTGCTCGCGCTCACCCCGGTCGCCGCGCTGATGTTCCGGTTCAACAACCCGGACGCGATGCTGGCCCTGCTGATGGCGCTGGCCTGCTACTTCGTCGTACGGGCGATGGAGGACGGCCGGACGAAGTGGCTGGTGTGGGCCGGGGCCGCGATCGGCTTCGCCTTCCTCGCCAAGACCCTGCAGGCGTTCCTGATCCTGCCGCCGCTAGCGATCGTCTACGCCGTCTGCGCCCCGGTGACGCTGAAGAAGCGGCTTGCTCAACTGGCGCTCGCCACCGTCGCGTTGGTCGTCTTTGGCGGCTGGTGGGTCGCGATCGTGGAGCTGTGGCCGGCCTCCTCCCGCCCCTATATCGGCGGTTCGCAGAACAACAGCTTCCTGGAGCTGACCTTCGGCTACAACGGCCTCGGCCGCATCAGCGGCGACGAGACCGGCAGCGTCGGCGGTGGTGGCGGCGCGGGCGGCTCGGGCCGCTGGGGCGCGACCGGCTGGGACCGGATGTTCAGCTCCGAGATCGGCAGCCAGATCTCCTGGCTGCTCCCGGCCGCGCTGATCCTGCTGGTCGCGGGCCTGTGGGCGACCAGGAAGATGCGCCGTACGTCCGTCACCCGGGCCTCGTTCCTGGTGTGGGGCGGCTCGCTGCTGATCACCATGGTGGTCTTCAGCTACATGGCGGGCATCTTCCACCAGTACTACACGGTGGCGCTCGCGCCCTACCTGGCGGCCGTCATCGGCATGGGCGCCGGGCTGCTGTGGGAGCGGCGCACGGAGATCTGGGCGTCGATCACCCTCGCCGCGTCCGCCGTGGCCGCGGCCGCCTGGGGATACGTCCTGCTCAACCGCACCTCCAGCTATCTCCCCTGGCTGAAGTGGCTGGTGCTCATCGGCGGTCTGGCGGCCGCGCTGGGCCTGGTCTTCGCCGGCCGCGTCTCCCGGCAACTGGCCCTCGGAGCGGCGGCGGTGGGCCTGGTGGCCGCGCTCGCCGGTCCGACGGCGTACACCCTGAGCACGGTGGACTCCGCGCACACCGGCTCCATTCCGACGGCCGGTCCGGCGGGCGCGAGCATGATGGGCTTCGGCGGCGGCCGGATGGGCGGCGGCAAGGCCGGTGGCATGCGCGGCGGCTTCGGCGGCGGCATGCCGGGCCGGCAGGGCCAGGGGCAGAACGGCAACGGTTTCCCGGGCGCCGGTGCCGGTGGCTTCCCGGGCGGGGGCATGCCGGGCCGGAACGGCAGCGCTCAGGGCCGGCAGAACGGCAACGGCCTTCCCGGCGGCGGCCGTATGGGCGAGGGCGGTATGGGTGGCGGCATGGGTGCCGGCGGCCTGCTGAACGGCGCGAACGTCTCCTCCGCCGCGAAGCAGCTGCTGGAGAAGAACGCGTCCCGGTACACCTGGGTCGCCGCGTCCATCGGCTCCCAGAACGCGGCCAGCTACCAGCTCGCCACCGGTGACCCGGTGATGGCGATCGGCGGCTTCAACGGCACCGACCCCTCCCCGACGCTCGCGCAGTTCAAGAAGTACGTGGCGGACGGAAAGATCCACTACTTCATCGCGGGCGGCGGTATGGGCGGTGGCATGGGCGGCAGCAGCAACGGCATCGCTTCGCAGATCAGCTCGTGGGTCCAGAAGAACTTCAAGAAGGTGACCGTCGGTTCGGCCACCTTCTACGACCTCACTCAGAAGAAGAGCGGCTGA
- a CDS encoding DUF2797 domain-containing protein, translating into MGQLWKCTGLRWSSEGPVLVWGGGRCSGLPWGKRVGFAVPEGGVRTCVGARGHVCPVGAVVPARSTGARCEECARLDRAHSVAADTIADDPRPYRVYLAWFGPGMVKVGITAVQRGSARLLEQGAVCFSWLGTGPLMAARRTEELLRAALQVPDRIPYAEKRAVRAALPERAEERAAEVRELHERAVALAGWPESLQPEPCEVTDHFRVFGLDRATAAFGEVAELAPGGAVSGELVAAAGPDLHLAVAGRGVVVLDTRLMVGWELVPPPGSPSHRLTFAVREFRGEQGGLF; encoded by the coding sequence ATGGGACAGCTGTGGAAGTGCACCGGACTGCGCTGGTCGTCCGAGGGGCCCGTGCTGGTGTGGGGCGGCGGGCGGTGCAGTGGGCTGCCCTGGGGGAAGCGGGTCGGTTTCGCGGTGCCGGAAGGGGGCGTGCGGACGTGTGTGGGGGCGCGGGGGCATGTGTGTCCGGTAGGAGCCGTGGTGCCGGCGCGGAGTACGGGGGCCCGGTGCGAGGAGTGTGCGCGACTGGACCGGGCGCACTCCGTGGCCGCAGACACCATCGCCGACGACCCTCGGCCGTACCGGGTGTATCTGGCGTGGTTCGGGCCCGGGATGGTCAAGGTCGGGATCACCGCCGTCCAGCGGGGCAGCGCGCGGCTGCTCGAACAGGGTGCCGTCTGTTTCAGCTGGCTCGGCACCGGTCCGCTGATGGCCGCCCGCCGCACCGAAGAGCTGCTGCGGGCCGCGCTCCAGGTGCCGGACCGGATTCCGTACGCCGAGAAACGGGCCGTGCGGGCGGCCCTGCCGGAGCGCGCGGAGGAGCGTGCCGCCGAGGTGCGGGAGCTGCACGAGCGGGCCGTGGCGCTTGCCGGGTGGCCGGAGTCCCTGCAGCCGGAGCCTTGTGAAGTGACCGATCACTTCAGGGTTTTCGGGCTCGATCGGGCGACGGCCGCGTTCGGTGAGGTCGCGGAGCTGGCCCCGGGCGGAGCTGTGAGCGGTGAGCTGGTCGCGGCCGCCGGGCCCGATCTGCATCTGGCGGTCGCAGGGCGCGGGGTCGTGGTACTCGACACACGGCTGATGGTGGGGTGGGAGCTGGTGCCGCCGCCGGGTTCGCCGTCTCACCGACTCACCTTTGCCGTGCGGGAGTTCCGGGGCGAGCAGGGCGGGCTGTTCTGA
- a CDS encoding response regulator transcription factor — protein MTTTSPQGRTELLRPDGSPVRVLVVDDELSITELLSMALRYEGWQIRSAGDGQGAVQTAREFRPDAVVLDMMLPDMDGLAVLGRLRRELPDVPVLFLTAKDAVEDRIAGLTAGGDDYVTKPFSLEEVVARLRGLIRRSGAADRRSDSVLVVGDLTLDEDSHEVSRAGESIHLTATEFELLRFLMRNPRRVLSKAQILDRVWSYDFGGQANVVELYISYLRRKIDAGREPMIHTRRGAGYLIKPATS, from the coding sequence ATGACCACGACCTCGCCCCAGGGGCGCACCGAACTGCTGAGGCCGGACGGGAGCCCCGTCCGAGTGCTTGTGGTGGACGACGAGCTGTCGATCACCGAACTGCTGAGCATGGCCCTTCGTTACGAGGGCTGGCAGATCAGGAGTGCGGGGGACGGGCAGGGCGCCGTCCAGACCGCCCGTGAGTTCCGGCCCGATGCCGTCGTGCTCGACATGATGCTGCCCGACATGGACGGGCTGGCCGTGCTCGGGCGGCTGCGGCGCGAACTGCCCGATGTGCCCGTGCTGTTCCTGACCGCCAAGGACGCCGTCGAGGACCGTATCGCCGGGCTCACCGCCGGTGGGGACGACTATGTCACCAAGCCGTTCAGCCTGGAGGAGGTCGTGGCGCGGCTGCGGGGGCTGATTCGCAGGTCCGGGGCCGCCGACCGGAGGTCCGACTCCGTCCTCGTCGTGGGGGACCTGACCCTCGACGAGGACAGTCACGAGGTCTCGCGGGCCGGGGAGTCCATCCATCTCACCGCCACCGAGTTCGAGCTGCTGCGCTTTCTCATGCGCAACCCACGGCGTGTGCTCAGCAAGGCGCAGATCCTGGACCGGGTCTGGTCGTACGACTTCGGTGGGCAGGCCAACGTCGTCGAGCTGTACATCTCGTACCTGCGGAGGAAGATCGACGCGGGCCGCGAGCCCATGATCCACACCCGGCGTGGTGCCGGTTACCTGATCAAGCCCGCCACGTCATGA
- a CDS encoding TetR/AcrR family transcriptional regulator, producing the protein MVKQGARSARASVWLEEKARRGGRSGSQPSGLDRDRITGASMRLLDAEGLEKFSMRRLAAELNVTAMSLYWYVDTKDDLLELALDAAFGELRLPDPDAAGEDWHEQLRRLATEYRALLVRHPWLSPLAGRYLNIGPNSLAFSRVVQRVVRRAGLPAHGITGAISAVFQFVYGYGTIESHFAARVAAAGMTPDEYFRLAMDAVSETPETAEVIRESKDIMAARGGDTVQEMLDRDFIFALDLLIAGIEVMVERG; encoded by the coding sequence ATGGTGAAGCAGGGTGCGCGGTCGGCGCGAGCCAGTGTGTGGCTGGAGGAGAAGGCCCGTCGGGGTGGTCGTAGTGGCAGTCAGCCCTCCGGGCTGGACCGGGACCGGATCACCGGCGCGTCCATGCGGCTGCTCGACGCCGAGGGGCTGGAGAAGTTCTCGATGCGGCGGCTGGCCGCGGAGCTGAACGTCACCGCGATGTCCCTGTACTGGTACGTCGACACCAAGGACGACCTGCTCGAACTCGCCCTGGACGCCGCCTTCGGCGAACTGCGGCTGCCCGACCCCGATGCCGCGGGGGAGGACTGGCACGAGCAGTTGCGGCGGCTGGCCACCGAGTACCGGGCCCTGCTGGTGCGCCACCCCTGGCTGTCACCGCTGGCGGGGCGCTATCTGAACATCGGCCCGAACTCGCTGGCCTTCTCCCGTGTGGTCCAGCGGGTGGTCCGGCGGGCGGGGCTGCCCGCGCACGGCATCACCGGTGCCATCTCGGCCGTCTTCCAGTTCGTCTACGGCTACGGGACGATCGAGAGCCACTTCGCCGCCCGGGTCGCGGCCGCCGGTATGACCCCGGACGAGTACTTCCGCCTGGCCATGGACGCGGTGAGCGAGACGCCGGAGACCGCCGAGGTCATCCGGGAGTCCAAGGACATCATGGCGGCTCGCGGCGGGGACACGGTCCAGGAGATGCTGGACCGCGACTTCATCTTCGCCCTGGACCTGCTGATCGCCGGCATCGAGGTGATGGTCGAACGCGGCTGA
- a CDS encoding antibiotic biosynthesis monooxygenase, with protein MSHQSNAAERPGPASVPEPPYYAVIFTSTRTDTEPGAYEQTAAHLSRLVREVPGFLGEDFAHSPGGLAISVAYFRDLEGIERWRDHPAHLAAKRRGRERWYERYAIHIARVEHGHVFSR; from the coding sequence ATGAGCCATCAATCGAACGCAGCTGAACGGCCCGGGCCTGCCTCTGTCCCCGAACCCCCCTACTACGCCGTGATCTTCACCTCGACCCGCACCGACACCGAACCCGGCGCATACGAGCAGACGGCCGCGCATCTCTCCCGTCTCGTCCGTGAAGTGCCCGGATTCCTCGGCGAGGACTTCGCCCACAGCCCGGGAGGGCTCGCCATCAGCGTCGCCTACTTCCGGGATCTCGAAGGGATCGAGCGGTGGCGCGACCATCCCGCGCACCTCGCGGCCAAGCGGCGCGGGCGTGAACGGTGGTACGAGCGGTACGCGATCCACATCGCCCGGGTCGAGCACGGTCACGTCTTCAGCCGCTGA
- a CDS encoding MFS transporter: MSAPQSPQGHPQRWLILGVICLAQLTVLLDNTVLNVAIPSLTRELHAATSDIQWMINAYSLVQSGLLLTAGSAADRYGRKKMLVAGLALFGIGSLVAGLAGSTGQLIAARAGMGIGGALLLTTTLAVAMQIFTPEEQPKAIGIWSAVAALGFAGGPLIGGVVLNHFWWGAIFLINIPVAALGLVAVVALVPESKNPQGDRPDVLGAVLSTIGMASLVYAIISGPRYGWTSAHVLVSVPVAVLVLGAFAWWESRVADPMLDVHFFRNQRFIGAVSGAVLITFGMGGALFLLTQHLQFVLGYGPLEAGLRTAPLALTVVVLNFSGLSAKWSGRLGTPVSIALGMVLMSCGLLAIAELDSGGYAGTLLGLLLIGAGCAIANPAMAHAIMSAIPPEKAGVGAGINGTLAEFGNGLGVAVLGAVLSSSVASGKSLSSGLGAGQLVGAAAVLVGGFLAAGLLRRAERVIA, encoded by the coding sequence ATGTCTGCTCCCCAAAGCCCTCAGGGTCATCCCCAGCGCTGGCTGATCCTCGGCGTCATCTGTCTCGCGCAGCTCACCGTGCTGCTCGACAACACCGTCCTGAACGTGGCCATCCCCTCGCTCACCCGCGAGCTGCACGCGGCCACCTCCGACATCCAGTGGATGATCAACGCCTACTCCCTGGTGCAGTCCGGGCTGCTGCTCACCGCGGGCAGCGCCGCCGACCGCTACGGCCGCAAGAAGATGCTCGTCGCGGGGCTCGCCCTGTTCGGCATCGGCTCGCTGGTGGCCGGACTCGCCGGATCGACCGGCCAGTTGATCGCCGCGCGGGCCGGGATGGGCATCGGCGGCGCGCTGCTGCTCACCACCACGCTCGCCGTGGCCATGCAGATCTTCACGCCCGAGGAGCAGCCGAAGGCGATCGGGATCTGGAGCGCGGTCGCCGCGCTGGGCTTCGCGGGGGGTCCGCTCATCGGAGGGGTCGTGCTGAACCACTTCTGGTGGGGTGCGATCTTCCTGATCAACATCCCGGTCGCGGCGCTGGGCCTGGTCGCGGTGGTGGCCCTCGTACCGGAATCGAAAAATCCCCAGGGTGACCGGCCCGACGTGCTCGGCGCGGTGCTGTCGACGATCGGCATGGCCTCGCTCGTCTACGCGATCATCTCCGGGCCGCGGTACGGCTGGACGTCGGCGCACGTCCTCGTCTCGGTCCCGGTGGCGGTGCTGGTGCTCGGTGCCTTCGCCTGGTGGGAGAGCCGTGTCGCCGATCCGATGCTCGACGTCCATTTCTTCCGCAACCAGCGGTTCATCGGCGCGGTGTCCGGGGCCGTGCTCATCACCTTCGGCATGGGCGGGGCGCTGTTCCTGTTGACCCAGCATCTGCAGTTCGTGCTCGGATACGGGCCCTTGGAGGCGGGGCTGCGGACCGCTCCGCTGGCGCTGACGGTCGTGGTGCTCAACTTCTCCGGGCTGTCGGCGAAGTGGTCCGGGCGGCTGGGTACGCCGGTTTCCATCGCGCTCGGGATGGTGCTGATGTCCTGCGGACTGCTGGCCATAGCGGAGCTGGACTCCGGTGGATACGCCGGGACGCTGCTCGGTCTGCTGCTGATCGGCGCGGGGTGCGCGATCGCCAACCCGGCGATGGCCCACGCCATCATGAGCGCGATTCCTCCGGAGAAGGCGGGGGTCGGGGCCGGGATCAACGGCACCCTTGCCGAATTCGGGAACGGTCTCGGTGTCGCCGTTCTGGGTGCTGTGCTCAGCTCTTCCGTCGCGTCGGGGAAGTCGTTGTCCTCCGGTCTGGGCGCCGGTCAGCTGGTGGGGGCCGCCGCCGTGCTGGTCGGAGGATTCCTGGCGGCGGGATTGCTTCGACGGGCGGAGCGGGTGATCGCCTGA
- a CDS encoding ATP-binding protein, translating into MSRRRRPGPQQRQKRRGQPRTLRSRLVVASVVLIAVVCAVIGTVTTVALRSHLYDQLNGQLHEVGARASGQFGPLGQGKDAVVPGGRPDGRQSGQPDGGQNGHAVNLTEFVSRGPQPSQNTVVAKVDNGGTTEGKVGHKSDDDFSMSAKSLNKAQLAALDAVPKDINMHTVDLPGLGSYRVQYVTGPNGTYYVAIPTKAVDDNINALILIEVSVTVAGLVAAGIAGSVLVGVATRPLRKVANTATRVSELPLHTGEVNLSERVPESECDPHTEVGQVGAALNRMLDHVHGALHARQQSETRVRQFVADASHELRTPLASIRGYAELTRRGREQVGPDTRHALGRIESEAGRMTLLVEDLLLLARLDAGRPLQFEQTDLIPLVVDTVSDSRAAGMDHNWRLDLPDEPALVSADAARIQQVLVNLLGNARKHTPPGTTVTARVQRRGPWMCVDVEDNGQGIPSDLLPHVFERFARGDSARSRATGSTGLGLAIVQAVATAHGGAVTVDSVPGRTVFTVHLPALAPATVRPAPETDWQSHSQAQHSATTWVQQGA; encoded by the coding sequence ATGAGCCGGCGACGACGGCCGGGTCCGCAGCAGCGGCAGAAGCGACGAGGTCAGCCGCGCACCCTGCGGAGCCGGCTCGTCGTCGCGTCGGTCGTGCTGATCGCCGTGGTGTGCGCGGTGATCGGCACGGTGACCACGGTGGCGCTGCGCTCGCATCTGTACGACCAGTTGAACGGGCAGCTGCACGAGGTCGGCGCCCGGGCGTCCGGGCAGTTCGGTCCGCTCGGCCAGGGCAAGGACGCGGTCGTGCCCGGCGGCCGTCCGGACGGCCGGCAGAGCGGCCAGCCGGATGGCGGGCAGAACGGTCACGCGGTGAACCTCACCGAGTTCGTCAGCCGAGGCCCGCAGCCGTCGCAGAACACGGTCGTGGCCAAGGTGGACAACGGCGGGACGACCGAGGGCAAGGTCGGCCACAAGTCCGACGACGACTTCTCGATGAGCGCCAAGTCGCTGAACAAGGCGCAGCTCGCGGCTCTCGACGCCGTGCCCAAGGACATCAACATGCACACCGTGGACCTCCCCGGCCTCGGTAGTTACCGCGTGCAGTACGTCACCGGACCCAACGGCACCTACTACGTCGCCATCCCGACCAAGGCCGTCGACGACAACATCAACGCCCTGATCCTCATCGAGGTCAGCGTCACCGTGGCCGGACTTGTCGCCGCCGGTATCGCCGGGTCCGTGCTCGTCGGCGTCGCCACCCGCCCCCTCCGCAAGGTCGCCAACACCGCCACCCGCGTCTCCGAACTGCCGTTGCACACCGGCGAGGTGAACCTCAGCGAGCGGGTCCCGGAGTCCGAGTGTGATCCGCACACCGAGGTCGGGCAGGTCGGGGCCGCGCTCAACCGTATGCTCGACCATGTGCACGGGGCCCTCCACGCCCGGCAGCAGAGCGAGACGCGGGTACGGCAGTTCGTCGCCGACGCCAGCCATGAGCTGCGCACGCCCCTCGCCTCCATTCGCGGGTACGCCGAGCTGACCCGGCGCGGGCGGGAGCAGGTGGGCCCCGATACGCGGCATGCCCTCGGCCGTATCGAGTCCGAGGCGGGACGGATGACACTCCTCGTCGAGGATCTCCTTCTCCTCGCCCGCCTGGACGCGGGGCGGCCGTTGCAGTTCGAGCAGACCGATCTCATCCCGCTGGTCGTGGACACCGTCAGCGACTCCCGCGCGGCCGGCATGGATCACAACTGGCGGCTCGATCTGCCCGATGAGCCGGCGCTCGTGTCGGCGGACGCGGCGCGGATCCAGCAGGTGCTCGTCAATCTGCTCGGCAACGCCCGCAAGCACACCCCGCCCGGTACGACCGTCACCGCGCGCGTGCAGCGGCGCGGGCCGTGGATGTGTGTCGACGTCGAGGACAACGGGCAGGGCATTCCGTCCGATCTGCTGCCGCATGTCTTCGAGCGGTTCGCGCGCGGCGACTCCGCGCGCTCGCGGGCCACCGGGTCCACCGGGCTGGGGCTCGCCATCGTGCAGGCCGTCGCGACCGCGCACGGCGGCGCCGTGACGGTGGACAGCGTTCCGGGCCGGACCGTGTTCACCGTGCATCTGCCCGCGCTTGCCCCGGCCACTGTCCGGCCGGCTCCCGAAACCGACTGGCAGTCGCACTCACAGGCACAGCACAGTGCCACCACATGGGTGCAACAGGGGGCTTGA
- a CDS encoding HGxxPAAW family protein, whose protein sequence is MSLYDEGHTIAGWTGFGIATVGSGVVGLGVCEASLPVVAGGLAVAAVSVVVTWVLHLTGWGKPPGVRPREQWGMRVRDAQAREGHAKCVSCRLVGRERRGAVVAAAKGAESMPLSPIE, encoded by the coding sequence ATGAGTCTGTACGACGAGGGTCACACGATCGCCGGCTGGACCGGCTTCGGCATCGCGACGGTGGGAAGCGGTGTGGTCGGGCTGGGTGTGTGCGAGGCCTCGCTGCCGGTGGTCGCGGGCGGGCTCGCCGTCGCGGCCGTGAGCGTGGTGGTGACGTGGGTCCTGCATCTGACCGGCTGGGGCAAGCCGCCGGGTGTACGGCCCCGGGAGCAGTGGGGCATGCGGGTCCGGGACGCACAGGCCCGGGAGGGGCACGCCAAGTGCGTCAGCTGTCGGTTGGTGGGGCGGGAGCGCCGGGGCGCCGTGGTGGCCGCGGCGAAGGGCGCCGAATCGATGCCTCTGTCGCCGATCGAGTGA
- a CDS encoding PPOX class F420-dependent oxidoreductase translates to MAPNIATNTRVSLAELLDFVRPRHRALLITRRTDGGPQASPLTCGVDDSGRIVVSTYPERAKTRNAKRDPRVSLLVLSDEWNGPWVQIDGTAEVIDTPGSVEPLVEYYRNIAGEHPDWDEYRAAMVKQGKSIIRVTPERWGPVATGGFPARLAADQ, encoded by the coding sequence ATGGCACCGAACATCGCGACCAACACCCGTGTATCGCTCGCCGAACTGCTGGACTTCGTACGACCCCGGCACCGGGCCCTGCTGATCACCCGCCGCACCGACGGCGGCCCGCAGGCCTCCCCGCTGACCTGCGGGGTGGACGACTCGGGCCGGATCGTCGTGTCCACCTACCCGGAGCGAGCCAAGACCCGCAACGCCAAGCGCGACCCTCGGGTGAGCCTGCTGGTGCTGAGTGACGAGTGGAACGGCCCCTGGGTCCAGATCGACGGCACGGCCGAGGTCATCGACACCCCCGGCTCCGTGGAACCGCTGGTCGAGTACTACCGCAACATCGCCGGCGAGCACCCCGACTGGGACGAGTACCGCGCGGCCATGGTCAAGCAGGGCAAGTCGATCATCCGGGTGACGCCGGAGCGGTGGGGACCCGTGGCGACCGGAGGCTTTCCGGCGCGGCTGGCCGCGGACCAGTAG